A genome region from Luteitalea sp. includes the following:
- a CDS encoding substrate-binding domain-containing protein, whose translation MSAQSPKRDRYLVKAVVHSSQLLSAFRSPGEALPLREVAARSGLPKSMAFRLLYTLERCSLIEKVGENLYRSCLRPFKPRLYRLGYAAQGTDYQFSTEVSTSLQRAADAEGIELISVNNAYSAKTALRNADVLVREKVDLVIEFQTDETVAPIVAAKYREANIPLIAIEIPHPGATYFGANNYEAGVIGGRQLGRWAKQRWQGQVDEIVLMALPRAGNLPMMRLTGMLVGMKEMCPVLENCRVTFLDGDGTLGPSFEAMRRCLRTSRSRRLLVGAINDPSALGALRAFQEAGRTECCAIMGQNASPEGRSELRQPGTRLIGSVAYFPEKYGTAIVGVALDILDRRPVPPAVFVKHQLVTPDNVNHVYPNDELMHVNGGHYPRNAPGNRLFTGMT comes from the coding sequence ATGAGCGCTCAGTCCCCAAAGCGCGATCGCTATCTGGTGAAGGCCGTTGTCCACTCCTCTCAGCTCTTGTCTGCCTTTCGGTCGCCCGGCGAGGCATTGCCGCTTCGTGAAGTCGCGGCGCGAAGCGGCTTACCGAAGAGCATGGCGTTCCGGCTGCTATATACACTCGAGCGGTGCAGCTTGATCGAGAAGGTCGGCGAAAACCTGTATCGGTCCTGCCTTCGGCCGTTCAAACCACGGCTCTACAGACTTGGGTATGCGGCACAAGGTACCGATTATCAGTTCTCAACGGAGGTCTCGACGAGCTTGCAGCGAGCGGCGGATGCCGAGGGCATCGAGCTGATCTCGGTCAACAACGCGTACAGCGCCAAGACCGCCCTGCGCAATGCCGATGTGCTCGTGCGCGAGAAGGTCGACCTCGTGATCGAGTTCCAAACCGACGAGACCGTCGCCCCGATCGTGGCGGCGAAGTATCGCGAGGCGAATATTCCACTGATTGCCATCGAGATCCCGCATCCCGGTGCGACCTATTTTGGCGCGAACAACTACGAGGCGGGCGTCATTGGCGGACGCCAGCTCGGTCGCTGGGCCAAGCAGCGCTGGCAGGGCCAGGTGGACGAGATTGTCCTGATGGCGCTGCCGCGTGCGGGGAACCTGCCGATGATGCGCCTCACCGGCATGTTGGTGGGGATGAAGGAGATGTGTCCGGTGCTCGAGAACTGCCGGGTGACGTTTCTCGATGGCGATGGCACGCTTGGTCCGAGCTTCGAGGCCATGCGGCGTTGCCTCCGCACGAGCCGATCGCGCCGTCTGCTGGTCGGCGCCATCAACGATCCCAGCGCCTTGGGCGCGCTGCGCGCGTTTCAGGAGGCGGGCCGCACCGAGTGCTGCGCCATCATGGGCCAGAACGCCTCCCCGGAAGGACGGAGCGAGCTCCGCCAGCCGGGCACCCGCCTCATTGGCTCGGTCGCGTACTTTCCTGAAAAGTACGGCACGGCCATCGTGGGCGTGGCGCTCGATATCCTGGACCGGCGTCCCGTTCCGCCCGCGGTGTTCGTAAAGCATCAATTGGTCACGCCGGACAACGTGAATCACGTCTATCCGAATGACGAACTGATGCACGTGAATGGAGGTCATTACCCGAGAAACGCCCCAGGCAATCGGCTGTTCACTGGAATGACATGA
- a CDS encoding sugar isomerase — protein MDRRLGDQVFGALETFRIELPSWGFANTGTRFGKYLQPGAASTLEEKLADAGQVHALTGICPIVALHVQWDFPGGPADAEMVKALSRRHGVQPGAINPNFFQDQEYKYGSFGNPDAAIRERAVQHGIDSVRIATRVGSRDISCWFADGSNYPGTANIRQRRQWFETALARLHGELSPDQRLLVEYKPFEPAFYHTDIADWGMALLLARAAGPRAKVLVDTGHHYAAQNIEQIVAWLLAEHMLAGFHFNDRRYADDDLTLGSIDPYQVFRIFHEIRSFAWETDTRADIAYVIDQSHNLKAKIEAMIQTVTMAQELFAKAALVDHERLAAAQRAPDLIRAEACLQDAFATDVRPVIRDWRASKGLPEDPIAAFRQSGYLERVAKERGAHVTAGASSYA, from the coding sequence ATGGATCGCAGACTGGGAGATCAGGTGTTCGGAGCTCTGGAGACCTTTCGCATCGAGCTGCCGTCCTGGGGATTCGCGAATACCGGCACGCGGTTTGGCAAGTATCTGCAGCCTGGCGCGGCGAGCACGCTCGAGGAGAAGCTCGCCGATGCGGGACAGGTCCACGCGCTCACCGGGATTTGTCCGATTGTCGCCTTGCACGTGCAGTGGGACTTCCCTGGCGGCCCCGCCGACGCGGAGATGGTCAAGGCGCTGTCGCGCCGGCACGGCGTCCAGCCCGGTGCGATCAATCCCAACTTCTTCCAGGATCAGGAATACAAGTACGGCTCGTTCGGGAATCCGGATGCGGCGATTCGCGAGCGGGCGGTGCAGCATGGCATCGACAGCGTGCGCATCGCGACGCGCGTCGGCAGCCGCGATATCTCCTGTTGGTTTGCTGACGGCTCCAACTATCCCGGGACGGCGAACATTCGCCAGCGACGACAGTGGTTTGAAACCGCGCTCGCCCGCCTGCACGGGGAGCTATCGCCAGACCAGCGGCTCTTGGTGGAATACAAACCGTTCGAGCCCGCCTTCTACCACACTGACATCGCGGACTGGGGGATGGCGCTCCTCTTGGCGCGCGCAGCAGGGCCGCGGGCGAAAGTGCTGGTCGACACGGGACACCATTACGCCGCACAGAATATCGAGCAGATCGTCGCCTGGCTCTTGGCCGAGCATATGCTCGCGGGCTTTCACTTCAACGATCGACGGTATGCGGATGATGACCTGACGTTGGGATCTATCGACCCGTATCAAGTGTTTCGCATCTTCCACGAGATTCGATCGTTCGCGTGGGAGACTGACACGCGCGCCGACATCGCCTACGTCATCGACCAGAGTCACAACCTGAAGGCCAAGATCGAAGCGATGATCCAGACAGTGACCATGGCGCAGGAGCTGTTCGCAAAGGCCGCGCTCGTGGACCACGAGCGCCTGGCGGCGGCCCAGCGCGCGCCCGACCTGATCCGAGCGGAGGCGTGCCTGCAGGATGCCTTTGCGACGGATGTGCGGCCGGTGATTCGGGACTGGCGCGCCTCGAAGGGACTGCCTGAGGATCCGATCGCTGCGTTCCGCCAGAGCGGGTATCTGGAGCGGGTCGCCAAGGAGCGCGGCGCTCACGTCACGGCGGGCGCCTCGTCGTACGCGTGA